The Streptococcus toyakuensis genome has a window encoding:
- the galE gene encoding UDP-glucose 4-epimerase GalE, with product MQEKILVTGGAGFIGTHTVIELIQAGHQVVVVDNLVNSNRKSLEVVERITGVEVPFYEADIRDTDTLRDIFKQEEPTGVIHFAGLKAVGESTRIPLAYYDNNIAGTVSLLKVMEENNCKNIIFSSSATVYGDPHTVPILEDFPLSVTNPYGRTKLMLEEILTDIYKADSEWNVVLLRYFNPIGAHESGDLGENPNGIPNNLLPYVTQVAVGKLEQVQVFGDDYDTEDGTGVRDYIHVVDLAKGHVAALKKIQKGSGLNVYNLGTGKGYSVLEIIQNMEKAVGRPIPYRIVERRPGDIAACYSDPAKAKAELGWEAELGITQMCEDAWRWQSKHPNGFED from the coding sequence ATGCAAGAAAAGATTTTGGTAACGGGTGGAGCAGGTTTTATCGGAACCCACACAGTTATTGAGTTAATCCAAGCAGGTCATCAAGTTGTTGTGGTGGATAACCTTGTTAATAGTAATAGAAAAAGTTTAGAAGTTGTTGAGAGAATTACAGGAGTTGAAGTGCCTTTCTATGAGGCAGATATTCGTGATACAGATACCCTCAGAGATATTTTCAAGCAAGAAGAACCAACAGGGGTCATTCACTTTGCTGGTTTGAAGGCTGTTGGCGAATCAACACGTATCCCTCTTGCCTACTATGACAATAATATCGCTGGAACTGTTAGTCTTTTGAAGGTCATGGAAGAAAACAACTGTAAAAACATCATTTTCAGTTCTTCTGCGACAGTTTATGGAGATCCTCATACAGTGCCAATCTTGGAAGATTTCCCACTTTCAGTGACCAATCCATATGGCCGCACCAAGCTTATGCTAGAGGAAATTTTGACGGATATTTACAAAGCAGACTCAGAATGGAATGTGGTCTTGCTTCGTTACTTTAACCCAATCGGAGCGCATGAGAGTGGTGATTTGGGAGAAAATCCAAACGGTATTCCAAACAATCTCTTGCCATATGTGACGCAAGTAGCCGTTGGAAAATTAGAGCAAGTGCAAGTGTTTGGAGACGATTACGATACGGAAGACGGAACTGGTGTTCGCGATTATATCCACGTTGTCGACTTGGCTAAAGGTCACGTTGCAGCTCTGAAAAAAATCCAAAAAGGTTCAGGTTTAAACGTTTATAACCTTGGAACAGGTAAAGGTTATTCTGTTCTTGAAATTATCCAAAACATGGAAAAAGCAGTAGGACGTCCAATTCCTTACCGCATCGTAGAACGCCGTCCAGGAGATATCGCAGCCTGCTATTCAGATCCTGCAAAAGCCAAAGCAGAACTGGGCTGGGAAGCAGAACTCGGCATCACCCAAATGTGTGAAGACGCATGGCGTTGGCAAAGTAAGCATCCAAATGGATTTGAAGACTAA
- a CDS encoding glycosyltransferase family 2 protein — translation MVMSIIVPCLNEEEVLPLFYQALEALLPDLETEIEYVFVDDGSSDGTLELLKTYREQNPAVHYISFSRNFGKEAALYAGLQYATGDLVVVMDADLQDPPSMLLEMKTLLDQNADLDCVGTRRTSREGEPFFRSFCANLFYRLMQKISPVALPSGVRDFRMMRRSVVDAILSLTESNRFSKGLFAWVGFKTHYLDYPNVERKAGKTSWSFRQLFFYSIEGIVNFSDFPLIIAFVAGLLSCFISLLMTFFVVVRTLILGNPTSGWTSLMAVILFLGGIQLLTIGILGKYISKIYLETKKRPLYLVKEKSDLPDFTEKNKEKRL, via the coding sequence ATGGTGATGTCAATCATTGTCCCCTGTTTAAACGAAGAGGAAGTACTTCCTCTTTTTTATCAGGCTTTGGAAGCTTTACTTCCAGATTTGGAAACAGAAATCGAGTATGTCTTTGTCGACGATGGATCAAGTGATGGGACCTTGGAACTCTTAAAGACCTATCGGGAGCAAAATCCGGCAGTTCATTATATTTCTTTCTCGCGAAATTTTGGCAAAGAAGCTGCTCTATATGCAGGCTTGCAATATGCGACAGGAGACCTAGTGGTGGTGATGGATGCAGATCTCCAGGATCCTCCTAGTATGTTGCTAGAGATGAAAACCTTACTAGACCAAAATGCAGATTTAGACTGTGTGGGAACACGGAGAACTAGTCGGGAGGGAGAACCCTTCTTTCGCAGTTTTTGTGCTAATCTCTTTTATCGCCTTATGCAAAAAATTAGTCCAGTAGCCTTGCCGTCAGGTGTCCGTGATTTTCGCATGATGAGAAGATCCGTAGTGGATGCCATTTTAAGCTTGACTGAGTCCAATCGTTTTTCAAAGGGGCTCTTTGCCTGGGTCGGTTTTAAAACCCACTATCTGGACTATCCAAATGTCGAAAGGAAGGCTGGTAAGACCAGTTGGAGTTTTAGGCAACTTTTTTTCTACTCCATTGAAGGGATTGTTAATTTTTCAGATTTTCCCTTGATTATCGCCTTTGTGGCAGGTCTACTATCTTGTTTTATTTCTCTGCTTATGACCTTTTTTGTTGTGGTTCGGACCCTCATTTTGGGCAATCCGACATCAGGTTGGACCTCTTTGATGGCAGTCATTCTCTTTCTTGGGGGCATTCAACTCTTGACCATTGGGATTCTCGGCAAGTACATCAGTAAGATTTATCTAGAGACTAAAAAAAGACCACTTTATCTCGTCAAAGAAAAAAGTGACCTTCCTGATTTTACAGAAAAAAATAAAGAGAAAAGACTATAA
- a CDS encoding alpha/beta hydrolase-fold protein, which produces MTLSINNEFDWEGIQVKISLPSNYDPNQTYPAILLNDGNLDFLSSLSESVILVGLTSKNRLDDYTPWATSALRDGAPDFGGQANVYHDHLFGGLLDKLQSLYRLDETRLAYGGYSLGGLAAVYSLFSFDKVSCVFSICGSFWYPDFVTYCKEENVKNLDCLLYLQNGQTEGERHTNRLAQAPVYAEQIHTSLQKRYPNGQFVFDPYGHHDQVAERFLAFSSWLAQKWKIE; this is translated from the coding sequence ATGACTTTATCAATAAATAATGAGTTTGATTGGGAAGGAATTCAAGTCAAAATCAGCCTTCCTTCTAACTACGACCCCAATCAAACCTATCCGGCAATTTTATTGAATGATGGAAACTTGGACTTCCTATCGTCCCTTTCCGAATCTGTGATTTTGGTGGGTTTGACCTCTAAAAATCGCTTAGACGACTATACTCCCTGGGCGACATCGGCTCTGAGAGATGGAGCTCCAGATTTTGGCGGTCAGGCAAACGTCTATCATGATCATTTATTTGGAGGCCTTTTAGACAAGTTGCAGTCACTTTATCGCCTGGACGAAACTCGCCTTGCTTATGGAGGTTACTCACTAGGTGGTTTGGCGGCAGTCTACAGTCTTTTCAGCTTTGACAAGGTTTCCTGTGTCTTTTCGATCTGCGGTTCCTTTTGGTATCCTGATTTTGTGACCTACTGCAAGGAAGAAAATGTGAAAAATTTGGACTGTTTGCTGTATTTACAGAATGGTCAAACAGAAGGAGAACGCCACACTAATCGCTTGGCTCAAGCACCAGTCTATGCTGAGCAGATCCATACCAGTCTTCAGAAACGCTATCCGAACGGCCAGTTTGTCTTTGACCCTTATGGACACCATGACCAAGTGGCCGAACGATTTTTAGCCTTTTCCAGCTGGTTGGCCCAAAAATGGAAAATCGAATAA
- a CDS encoding NAD(P)/FAD-dependent oxidoreductase: MKKVAIIGAGIVGATATYYLSKESELEVTVFDHGQGQATKAAAGIISPWFSKRRNKAWYKMARLGGDFYVDLLADLKKSGQEIDFYQRSGVFLLKKDETKLEELYQLALERREKSPLIGQLAILDQASANELFPGLQGFDRLLYASGGARVDGQLLVTRLLEASHVKLVKEKVTLTSLSSGYQIGEEVFDQVILATGAWLGQILEPLSYAVDVRPQKGQLRDYQLAQDMEDYPVIMPEGEWDLIPFAGGKLSLGATHENDMGFDLTVDETLLQQMEEAALPHYPVLAKATSRTERVGIRAYTSDFSPFFGQVPGLAGVYAASGLGSSGLTTGPIIGYHLAQLIQGKEMTLDPLNYPIENYVKRVKSE; this comes from the coding sequence ATGAAAAAAGTTGCCATTATCGGAGCAGGAATTGTGGGAGCAACAGCTACCTACTACCTCTCGAAAGAAAGTGAACTAGAGGTGACAGTCTTTGACCACGGACAAGGTCAAGCTACCAAGGCCGCAGCAGGAATTATCAGCCCTTGGTTTTCAAAACGACGTAATAAAGCCTGGTACAAGATGGCGCGCTTGGGGGGTGACTTTTACGTGGATTTGTTGGCTGATTTAAAGAAGTCAGGACAAGAAATCGATTTTTACCAACGTTCGGGAGTCTTTCTCCTGAAAAAGGATGAAACTAAGTTGGAAGAACTCTATCAACTAGCCTTAGAGCGCAGAGAAAAGTCTCCCTTGATAGGGCAATTAGCCATTCTGGACCAAGCATCAGCTAATGAATTATTCCCTGGCTTGCAGGGATTTGATCGCTTGCTCTATGCTTCTGGTGGAGCGAGAGTAGATGGCCAACTTTTGGTGACTCGTTTGCTGGAAGCCAGCCACGTCAAGCTGGTCAAAGAAAAAGTTACTTTGACATCCTTATCATCAGGTTACCAGATTGGCGAAGAGGTGTTTGATCAGGTTATTTTGGCGACGGGAGCTTGGTTGGGGCAGATATTAGAACCCTTGAGTTATGCTGTGGATGTCCGTCCTCAAAAAGGGCAACTCCGAGATTATCAGCTTGCCCAAGACATGGAAGATTACCCTGTTATCATGCCAGAAGGGGAGTGGGATTTGATTCCCTTTGCAGGTGGGAAATTGTCCTTAGGCGCTACCCATGAAAATGACATGGGATTTGATTTGACGGTAGATGAAACCTTGCTTCAACAAATGGAGGAGGCGGCCTTGCCTCATTACCCAGTTTTAGCTAAAGCGACTTCAAGAACTGAGCGTGTGGGAATCCGTGCTTATACCAGTGATTTCTCACCTTTCTTTGGGCAGGTGCCAGGATTGGCAGGTGTCTATGCTGCTAGTGGACTAGGTTCATCAGGCCTCACAACTGGTCCTATCATTGGTTACCATCTAGCTCAACTGATCCAAGGCAAGGAGATGACCTTGGACCCTCTAAACTATCCAATTGAAAACTATGTCAAACGAGTAAAAAGCGAATAA
- a CDS encoding ABC transporter ATP-binding protein has product MDLICQDVHFGLGEKKILKGVSLRVEGHQFHTILGPNGSGKTSLLKLLYRQEKADKGLISLDGKSLEHWSLKETAKQMAVVTQFNQLQFDCTVEEIVLLGRTPHLSFLQKERERDFTLVQDALVKVDMLEKKTRLYSSLSGGEKQRVLLARALAQEPTLLLLDEPTNHLDIKYQLDLLTIVKNLKVNVLAVLHDIQLACRYSDYLYLMKEGEILYQGTPKETITPESLQTVYGVQSQVTWTEDQQAMIHYL; this is encoded by the coding sequence ATGGACTTGATTTGTCAGGATGTCCACTTTGGACTAGGAGAGAAAAAAATCCTCAAAGGAGTTTCTCTTAGGGTTGAGGGGCATCAATTTCATACGATACTAGGACCAAATGGAAGTGGAAAAACCAGCCTGCTTAAACTCCTCTATCGTCAGGAAAAGGCAGACAAAGGCTTGATAAGCCTAGATGGAAAGTCACTGGAGCATTGGTCACTAAAAGAAACAGCCAAGCAAATGGCGGTCGTCACCCAGTTTAACCAACTGCAGTTTGATTGTACAGTTGAAGAAATCGTCTTGCTGGGAAGAACTCCCCACCTCTCTTTTTTACAGAAGGAAAGGGAAAGGGATTTTACTCTCGTTCAAGATGCCCTCGTTAAGGTGGATATGCTCGAGAAGAAAACTCGTCTCTATTCGTCTCTGTCAGGGGGAGAGAAACAGCGAGTTTTGTTAGCCCGCGCCTTGGCGCAAGAACCGACTCTCTTGCTCCTGGACGAACCAACCAATCACTTGGATATCAAGTATCAGTTAGACTTGTTGACCATTGTGAAGAATCTCAAGGTCAATGTTCTAGCTGTCCTACATGATATTCAACTTGCTTGTCGCTATTCGGATTATCTCTATCTGATGAAAGAGGGAGAAATCCTTTACCAAGGGACTCCAAAGGAGACCATCACCCCTGAGTCATTGCAAACTGTATACGGAGTTCAAAGTCAGGTGACTTGGACCGAGGATCAGCAAGCTATGATTCACTATTTATAA
- a CDS encoding tRNA (adenine(22)-N(1))-methyltransferase — translation MISKRLELVASFVPQGAILLDVGSDHAYLPIELVERGQIESAIAGEVVEGPYQSAVKNVEAHGLKEKIQVRLANGLAAFEEADKVSAITIAGMGGRLIARILEEGLDKLANVERLILQPNNREDDLRIWLQDHGFQIVAESIIEESGKFYEILVVEAGEMKLAASDVRFGPFLSKEVSPVFVQKWQKEAEKLEFALGQIPEKNLEERQVLVDKIQAIKEVLHASK, via the coding sequence ATGATTTCAAAGAGATTGGAATTAGTGGCGTCCTTTGTGCCACAGGGTGCCATTTTACTCGACGTGGGAAGTGACCATGCTTATCTGCCTATCGAGTTAGTCGAAAGAGGACAAATCGAAAGTGCCATTGCAGGCGAGGTGGTGGAAGGTCCCTATCAGTCTGCAGTCAAAAATGTTGAGGCGCACGGTCTAAAGGAGAAAATCCAAGTCCGTTTAGCCAATGGTCTGGCAGCTTTTGAAGAGGCAGACAAAGTGTCTGCCATTACCATTGCTGGTATGGGAGGCCGTTTGATTGCTAGGATTTTAGAAGAAGGCTTGGACAAGTTAGCCAATGTAGAGCGTTTGATCCTCCAGCCCAATAACCGTGAAGACGACTTGCGTATCTGGTTGCAAGACCATGGTTTCCAGATTGTAGCAGAAAGTATCATAGAAGAGTCTGGGAAATTCTATGAGATTTTGGTGGTGGAAGCAGGGGAAATGAAGTTAGCAGCTAGTGATGTTCGCTTTGGTCCCTTCTTGTCCAAAGAAGTCAGCCCAGTATTTGTCCAAAAATGGCAAAAAGAAGCTGAGAAGCTAGAGTTTGCCCTCGGACAAATTCCAGAAAAAAATCTGGAGGAACGTCAAGTTCTAGTAGATAAAATTCAAGCCATCAAGGAGGTGCTCCATGCTAGCAAGTGA
- a CDS encoding ABC transporter substrate-binding protein — protein MKKTLSILLVTVATLTMAACGNTSTEKATTQSSTETSQKANAETTYPLTVKTYDAKGNEVEQVFDKAPEKVITNNLSTTEILLELGLKDKIAGMLNPDNAVTGKYKDAIATIPQIGDKKTVSQETVLSYEPDAVMGRNMMFSEKSLGTVSTWNENKIPVYTQKASLSTIQQDLGNIVEDVKNLGMIFNVQDKANEYAAQLQTKIDAVKKANPASQGEKKKALIMVAYNDETFGAYKSALQESLLNQLGYTNVATGTSGLTLENLVSMDPELIIYVTSDRNKKLDEKAVELMKANAVLESVPAIKNQKIMNISYDELMDYGPAVVDSLEKINDFINK, from the coding sequence ATGAAAAAAACACTAAGCATTTTACTCGTAACAGTAGCTACCCTAACTATGGCAGCTTGTGGCAACACTAGTACAGAAAAAGCTACCACACAATCTAGCACAGAGACAAGTCAAAAGGCTAACGCAGAGACGACTTATCCACTAACGGTCAAAACCTATGACGCGAAAGGGAATGAAGTCGAACAAGTCTTTGACAAGGCACCTGAAAAAGTTATCACTAACAATCTTTCAACCACTGAAATCTTATTGGAGTTGGGGTTGAAGGATAAAATTGCTGGCATGCTTAATCCTGATAATGCTGTGACGGGCAAATACAAGGACGCGATTGCGACGATTCCTCAAATTGGGGATAAAAAAACAGTCTCACAAGAGACAGTCCTTTCTTATGAGCCGGACGCTGTGATGGGTCGAAACATGATGTTTTCTGAAAAATCCTTGGGGACAGTTAGCACTTGGAATGAAAATAAAATCCCAGTTTATACACAAAAAGCTTCTCTCTCAACAATTCAGCAAGATTTGGGGAATATCGTAGAAGATGTCAAAAATCTTGGAATGATTTTTAATGTTCAGGACAAGGCTAATGAATACGCAGCACAATTACAAACTAAAATTGATGCTGTTAAGAAAGCAAATCCAGCAAGCCAAGGTGAAAAGAAAAAGGCTTTGATTATGGTTGCTTATAATGATGAAACCTTCGGTGCCTACAAGTCTGCTTTGCAAGAAAGTTTGCTGAACCAACTTGGTTATACAAACGTTGCAACGGGAACATCAGGCTTGACCTTGGAAAATCTCGTGTCAATGGATCCTGAATTGATTATCTATGTAACCAGCGACCGCAATAAAAAATTGGATGAAAAAGCAGTAGAGTTGATGAAGGCAAATGCTGTTTTGGAAAGCGTTCCTGCAATTAAGAATCAAAAAATCATGAACATCTCTTACGATGAATTGATGGACTATGGTCCAGCAGTGGTTGATTCCCTTGAGAAAATCAATGACTTTATCAATAAATAA
- a CDS encoding Nif3-like dinuclear metal center hexameric protein translates to MLASEVINAYEAFCPQEFSMEGDSRGLQIGTLDKDIQRVMVALDIREETVAEAIEKGVDLVIVKHAPIFRPIKDLVSSRPQNQIYIDLIKHDIAVYVSHTNIDIVENGLNDWFCQMLGIEETTYLQETGPERGIGRIGNIQPQTFGELAQNVKQVFGLDSLRMVHYQESDLQTTISRVAICGGSGQSFYKDALAKGADVYITGDIYYHTAQDMLSDGLLALDPGHYIEVLFVEKIAALLSQWKEEKGWTIEIVPSQASTNPFHHI, encoded by the coding sequence ATGCTAGCAAGTGAAGTAATTAACGCGTATGAAGCCTTTTGCCCTCAGGAATTTTCCATGGAGGGAGACAGTCGTGGTCTGCAAATTGGCACTTTAGACAAGGATATCCAAAGGGTCATGGTGGCTCTGGATATTCGTGAAGAAACGGTGGCTGAAGCTATTGAAAAGGGTGTGGATTTGGTTATCGTTAAACACGCACCGATTTTCCGTCCGATTAAGGACTTGGTATCTAGTCGTCCGCAAAATCAGATTTACATCGACCTCATCAAGCATGACATTGCAGTTTATGTTAGCCATACCAATATTGACATCGTTGAAAATGGCCTCAATGATTGGTTCTGTCAGATGCTAGGTATCGAGGAAACGACTTATCTGCAGGAAACTGGCCCTGAACGTGGGATTGGACGTATTGGAAATATTCAGCCTCAGACATTTGGGGAATTGGCCCAGAATGTCAAGCAAGTCTTTGGTCTAGATAGTCTTCGAATGGTGCATTATCAAGAGAGCGATTTGCAGACGACTATTTCAAGAGTGGCCATCTGTGGTGGCAGTGGGCAGTCATTCTATAAGGATGCTTTGGCAAAGGGGGCAGATGTCTATATTACTGGCGATATCTACTACCATACTGCTCAGGATATGCTGTCTGATGGCTTGCTAGCATTGGACCCAGGCCACTATATCGAAGTGCTTTTTGTAGAAAAAATCGCAGCACTCCTTAGTCAATGGAAGGAAGAGAAGGGCTGGACTATTGAGATTGTCCCCAGCCAAGCATCGACCAATCCTTTCCATCATATCTAG
- a CDS encoding cation-translocating P-type ATPase: MDKNKIMGLTQIEVEERQAKGLVNDFTASASTSTWQIVKRNVFTLFNALNFAIALALAFVQAWSNLVFFAVICFNAFSGIVTELRAKHMVDKLNLMTKEKVKTIRDGQEVALNPEELVLGDVIRLSAGEQIPSDALVLEGFTEVNEAMLTGESDLVQKEVDALLLSGSFLASGAVLAQVHHVGADNYAAKLMLEAKTVKPINSRIMKSLDKLAGFTGKIIIPFGLALLLEALMLKGLPLKSSVVNSSTALLGMLPKGIALLTITSLLTAVIKLGLKKVLVQEMYSVETLARVDMLCLDKTGTITQGKMQVEAVLPLTETYGDEAIASILTSYMAHSEDKNPTAQAIRQRFQGQVAYPMLSNLPFSSDRKWGAIELEGLGTVFLGAPEMLLASEVPEAREALERGSRVLVLALSQEKLDHHKPQKPSDIQALALLEILDPIREGAAETLDYLRSQEVGLKIISGDNPVTVSSIAQKAGFADYHSYVDCSKITDEELITMAEETAIFGRVSPHQKKLIIQTLKKAGHTTAMTGDGVNDILALREADCSIVMAEGDPATRQIANLVLLNSDFNDVPEILFEGRRVVNNIAHIAPIFLIKTIYSFLLAVICIASALLGRSEWILIFPFIPIQITMIDQFVEGFPPFVLTFERNIKPVEPNFLRKSMLRALPSALMVVFSVLFVKIFGSSQGWSEIEISTLLYYLLGSIGFLSVFRACMPFTLWRVLLIVWSVGGFLVTALFPKIQKLLEISTLTGKTLPVYGVMMAVFTVIFILTSRYQAKK; this comes from the coding sequence ATGGATAAAAATAAGATTATGGGATTAACCCAAATAGAAGTCGAGGAAAGACAGGCTAAGGGCTTGGTCAATGATTTTACTGCTTCGGCCAGTACCAGCACTTGGCAAATCGTTAAACGAAATGTCTTTACCCTTTTTAACGCTTTGAACTTTGCCATTGCTTTGGCCCTTGCCTTTGTGCAAGCTTGGAGCAATCTGGTCTTCTTTGCCGTTATCTGCTTTAACGCTTTTTCTGGAATTGTGACCGAGCTGCGGGCTAAACACATGGTGGACAAGCTCAATCTCATGACCAAGGAAAAGGTTAAAACCATTCGTGATGGCCAAGAAGTAGCTCTGAATCCTGAAGAATTGGTGTTAGGAGATGTCATTCGTTTGTCTGCAGGAGAGCAGATTCCTAGTGATGCCTTGGTTTTGGAAGGCTTTACGGAGGTTAATGAAGCCATGCTAACGGGAGAAAGTGATTTGGTGCAAAAGGAAGTGGATGCCTTGCTCTTGTCAGGAAGTTTCTTGGCTAGTGGGGCAGTTTTGGCTCAAGTTCACCATGTTGGGGCTGATAACTATGCTGCCAAACTCATGCTGGAAGCCAAGACCGTTAAACCAATCAACTCTCGTATCATGAAATCGCTGGACAAGTTAGCAGGTTTTACTGGAAAGATTATCATTCCTTTTGGTCTGGCTCTCTTGCTAGAAGCCTTGATGTTAAAAGGCTTGCCTCTTAAGTCGTCCGTTGTAAACTCGTCTACAGCCCTTTTGGGGATGTTACCTAAGGGAATTGCCCTTTTGACCATTACTTCGCTCTTGACTGCAGTTATCAAGCTAGGTTTGAAAAAGGTTTTGGTGCAGGAGATGTACTCTGTTGAAACCTTGGCGCGTGTGGATATGCTCTGTTTGGACAAGACGGGCACCATCACCCAAGGAAAGATGCAGGTAGAGGCTGTTCTTCCGTTGACGGAAACTTATGGTGACGAGGCTATTGCTAGCATCCTGACAAGCTATATGGCCCATAGTGAGGATAAGAATCCAACAGCTCAAGCCATTCGCCAGCGTTTCCAAGGTCAGGTAGCCTATCCTATGCTTTCCAATCTTCCCTTCTCTAGCGACCGCAAGTGGGGAGCCATAGAGTTAGAAGGTTTGGGGACAGTTTTTTTAGGGGCGCCTGAGATGTTGCTGGCTTCTGAGGTCCCAGAAGCCAGAGAGGCTCTAGAGAGAGGATCACGTGTCTTGGTCTTGGCACTCAGTCAGGAGAAATTAGACCATCACAAGCCACAGAAACCATCTGATATTCAGGCTCTGGCCCTGCTGGAAATCTTGGATCCGATTCGAGAGGGAGCAGCAGAGACGTTGGACTATCTCCGTTCTCAGGAAGTGGGTCTCAAGATCATCTCTGGTGACAATCCAGTTACAGTGTCCAGTATTGCCCAGAAGGCTGGTTTTGCGGACTATCATAGCTATGTAGATTGCTCGAAAATCACGGATGAGGAATTGATTACTATGGCTGAGGAGACAGCTATTTTCGGACGTGTTTCCCCTCATCAAAAGAAACTCATTATCCAAACACTGAAAAAAGCGGGGCATACAACAGCTATGACAGGAGACGGAGTCAATGATATTCTCGCCCTTCGTGAGGCGGATTGTTCTATCGTGATGGCGGAAGGGGATCCGGCGACGCGTCAGATTGCCAATCTGGTTCTCTTGAACTCTGACTTCAATGATGTTCCTGAGATTCTCTTTGAAGGTCGTCGTGTGGTGAATAACATTGCTCATATCGCTCCGATTTTCTTGATAAAGACCATCTATTCCTTCTTGCTCGCAGTCATCTGTATTGCCAGTGCTTTACTAGGTCGGTCAGAATGGATTTTGATTTTCCCTTTCATTCCAATCCAGATTACCATGATTGACCAGTTCGTGGAAGGTTTCCCACCATTCGTTCTGACTTTTGAGCGAAATATCAAACCTGTGGAGCCAAACTTCCTCAGAAAATCCATGCTTCGTGCTCTACCAAGTGCTCTCATGGTCGTCTTCAGCGTTCTCTTTGTGAAAATATTTGGAAGTAGCCAAGGCTGGTCTGAGATAGAAATCTCAACCCTCCTCTATTATCTGCTTGGGTCTATTGGTTTCTTATCCGTATTTAGAGCCTGCATGCCATTTACCCTCTGGCGTGTCCTCTTGATTGTTTGGTCAGTAGGAGGCTTCCTAGTCACAGCTCTCTTCCCAAAAATTCAAAAACTGCTTGAAATTTCAACCTTGACCGGAAAAACATTGCCTGTTTATGGGGTCATGATGGCTGTCTTTACTGTGATATTTATCTTAACCAGTCGTTACCAAGCAAAAAAATAA
- a CDS encoding ferredoxin has product MKITLIPERCIACGLCQTYSDLFDYHDNGIVRFYDDPDQLEKEISPSQDVLEAVKNCPTRALIGNQEA; this is encoded by the coding sequence ATGAAAATCACACTTATACCTGAACGATGTATCGCCTGTGGGCTTTGCCAAACTTATTCTGATTTATTTGATTACCACGATAATGGAATCGTGCGTTTTTACGATGACCCTGACCAACTGGAAAAAGAAATTTCTCCTAGTCAGGATGTCTTAGAGGCTGTTAAAAATTGCCCAACTCGCGCCCTGATTGGAAACCAGGAAGCCTAA
- a CDS encoding lysophospholipid acyltransferase family protein, with protein MFYTYLRGLVVLLLWSINGNAHYHNTDKIPNQDENYILVAPHRTWWDPVYMAFATKPKQFIFMAKKELFTNRIFGWWIRMCGAFPIDRENPSASAIKYPINVLKKSDRSLIMFPSGSRHSNDVKGGVALIAKMAKVRIMPVTYTGPMTLKGLISRERVDMNFGNPIDISDIKKMNDEGIETVANRIQTEFQRLDQETKQWHNNKKPNPLWWLIRIPALILAIILAILTIIFSFIASFIWNPDKKREKLA; from the coding sequence ATGTTTTATACTTATTTACGTGGATTGGTTGTCTTGCTCCTATGGTCCATCAATGGCAATGCCCATTATCATAATACTGATAAAATTCCTAATCAAGATGAAAATTATATTTTGGTTGCACCTCACCGCACCTGGTGGGATCCAGTTTATATGGCCTTTGCGACCAAACCAAAACAATTTATCTTTATGGCCAAAAAAGAGCTCTTTACCAACCGTATCTTTGGCTGGTGGATTCGTATGTGTGGTGCCTTTCCTATCGACCGTGAAAATCCTAGCGCCTCAGCCATCAAATATCCTATCAATGTTCTCAAAAAAAGTGACCGCTCTCTCATCATGTTTCCAAGTGGAAGCCGACACTCAAACGATGTCAAGGGTGGCGTAGCTCTGATTGCCAAAATGGCCAAGGTCCGTATTATGCCGGTTACCTACACAGGTCCCATGACTTTGAAGGGCTTGATTAGTCGTGAACGTGTCGATATGAACTTTGGAAATCCAATTGATATCTCAGATATCAAAAAAATGAATGACGAAGGCATTGAAACAGTCGCCAATCGTATCCAAACAGAATTTCAACGTCTGGACCAAGAAACGAAACAATGGCACAATAATAAAAAACCAAACCCACTCTGGTGGCTTATCCGCATCCCTGCCCTCATCCTTGCCATTATCCTCGCTATCCTAACCATCATCTTTAGCTTTATCGCAAGCTTTATCTGGAATCCAGATAAGAAAAGAGAAAAACTTGCTTAA